The genomic window GGCAGCGCGGCGAGCACGCTCCGGGCACTTCTGAGACTGACTTCGTGTTCTCCAGACTGGCCCCCGGCCAGCAGCAAAATGCGCCTTTTCACGCGGGGCAGTATGGCAGCTCAGGGAATGGGTGGGCGCCAAAGCCCCCCAGCGCGCCGGGAGGAGCAGGTGTCTAGCTGACTCTGCGCCTTTACGCTATGATCGGTCCCGTTCATTCTTTTCAGTTCGTCAGAGATCACGGCGTGGTGTGTGCCGGAGAGAGCAGACCCATACCATTTCTTGATCTCTAAGCTGTATCTTCATGCACACAGACCACGTCCTTTTCAGGAGGCTTATGAAAAAAGTTGCACTTCTCAGCACGCTGCTCATCGCTGGCACCGCCCTCGCCGCTTCGCCCAAAGACACCCTGGTGCTCCAGTACAGCGCCGACGTTCCGACCCTCGACCCCGGCGTGTCCTACGACACCGCCTCGGGTGAAATGATCGAAAACATGTACGAAACCCTGCTGACCTACAAAGGCAGCAGCCTCAAGACCCTCGAGCCCCTGCTGGCGACCAAGTGGACGGCGAGCAACGGCGGCAAGACCTACACCTTCGACCTGCGCAAGAACGTCAAGTTCCACTCCGGCGCGACCATGACCTGCACCGACGCCGAGTACACCTTCGAGCGCAACCTGGTCACCAACTCCGGCGAGTCAGGCAACTGGTTTATCGCCGAGCCGCTGCTTGGCACCCAGAACAACGCCAACGACGACAAGAGCGTGACCTGGGACAAGATTGACAAGGCCGTCGAGTGCAACAGCAAGGGCCAGCTCGTCTTCAACCTCGCCAAGGTCGACCCCGCGTTCCTCGCCAAGCTCGCCTACAGCGGCCAGAGCATCGTCGAGCGCAAGTACAACGCCAGCATCGGCGAGTGGGACGGCACCGAAAAGACCTGGAAGACCTGGGTGGGCAAGGACCTGACCGGCTCCAACCTCTCCAAGAAGCCCAACGGCACCGGCCCCTACCGTCTGGTCAAGCAAGACGCCAACAACCTGCTGTTCCAGGCCTTCGACGGCTACTGGGGCAAGGCACCGTCCATCAAGAACGTCATTCGCCAGAAGGTGAGCGAAATCGCGCCCCGTCAGCAGGCCTTCTTGCGCGGTGACGCCGACGTGATCGAAGGCGGCGGGCGCAACGTGGACGAAGCGCAGATCAAGGGCAAGCCCGGCGTGGCGTGGCTCGACAACCTGCCCAACACCAGCGCGTTCGTCATCTTCATGAACCAGAACATCAAGGCGACCAACCTGCTCGGCAGCGGCAAGCTCGACGGCAACGGCATTCCCGCCAACTTCTTCAGGGACGCCAACCTGCGCCGCGCCTTCTCGTACTCGTTCAACTACCAGCAGTACATCGACGACGTGCAAAAGGGCAAGGGCAAGCAGCGCACCATGGCCCTCCCCGACTCGTTCCCCGGCTACGACCCCAAGGTCAACACCTACACGTTCGACAAGGCCAAGGCCACCCAGTACTTCAAGCAGGCCTGGGGCGGCAACGTCTGGAAGCAGGGCTTTACCCTGACCGTCAACTACCGCGCCGGTAGCACCACCTCGCAGACCGCGATGGAAATCCTCAAGCGCAACGTCGAGAGCGTCAACCCCAAGTTCAAGGTCAAGATCCAGCCTGAGCAGTGGAGCGAAATGCTCGCGGCCTCCAAGCGCGGCGAAGAAGCGATGGTCCTGATCGGCTGGTCCCCCGACTACGCCGACCCGGATAACTTCCTCTACACCTTCTACGCCTCCGACGGCTTCTACAGCCCCCGCAGCAACTTCAAGGACGCCAGCATCGACAAGTGGCTCAACCAGGCCCGCGCCACGGTCAACACCGCCGAGCGCAACCGCCTGTACAGCCTCGTCGGCAAGCGCGCCTACGAGCAGGCTCCTTACATCCTGGTGCCTGGCGGCGTGAGCTACACCTTCTTCCGCAGCAACCTCGTGGGCGTGACGGCGAACAGCTACAACCCCATGACCGCGGGCACCCTGGGCGTGCTCTGGAAGGACCTGAGCAAGAAGTAAGCTCGGCGGCTCTCAGCTCAGGGGCGCGGCAGTGGGCTCAGGCATGAGCCGCACCCTGGGGCAAAGGGACCAACAGCAGATGGGGCGGGGGAGAAGAGGGTCCGGCCAGGACAGGCTTCTTCCCCGCCTCCTCTTGCTGATTGGCGCTTGCCTGTGCCCGGCGTTTCACCCTTGCCCTCAGCTGATTGGCGTAGAGTGACAAACTTGAGGCTTCTATGATCAATTTCATCGTCAGACGACTGATCCAGATCCCGCTGGTGATGGTGGTGCTGTCGCTGCTGCTGGTGGGAATCACGCAACTTCTCACGCCAGAGCAGCGGGCGGCCCCGTATATCCGCGGTGACAACCAGGCGGCGCGTATCGAGCAGATTATCGATCAACGCGGCCTGAGAGACCCCTTTCCTGTCCAGTACGGTCGCTGGGCGGCCAGCGCCGTGCAGGGCGACCTGGGCTTTTCCCGCGCCAGTGGCAAAGACGTGATCGACACCATCAAGGAGCGGCTGCCGAACACCATCGAGCTGACGCTGCTGACCGCGATTCCGATTCTGCTGCTCAGCGTGTGGCTGGGTTCGCTCAGCGCGCTGAATAAGGACAAATTCATCGACCAGGTGCTGCGCGTGCTCACCATCCTGGGCTACAGCCTGCCGACCTTCGTGCTGGGCATCGTGCTGCTGGCGATCTTTTACGCCTACCTCGGCTGGCTGCCGGGCGCGGGGCAACTGGAGGTCGTCAACCAGTTCGCCGTGTCCGACATGAAGCGCTACACCGGCATGCTGACGGTAGACGCCCTGCTCAACGGGCGCTGGAGCGTGGCCTGGGACGTGGTGCGCCACATGATTTTGCCGGCCACCACGCTGGCCATCGTCAGCAGCGCCGACATCATCAAGGTGATGCGCAACTCGATGCTCGACGTGCTGAGCAGCGACTACATCCGCACCGCCCGCGCCAAGGGCCTGACCCCCGGCGTGGTCAACCGCAAGCACGCCCGGCGCAACGCGCTGCTGCCGGTGATTACCCTCGGCGGCCTGTTGATCATCAACCTGCTGAGCGGCTCGCTGATCACCGAAACCATCTTCGCTTACCCCGGCATCGGGCAGTGGGTGGTGCAGTCCGCGCTCCAGATCGACCTCGCGGGCGTGCTGGGCTTCGCGCTGCTCTCGGCGTTGATCGTGGTCGTGATGAATACCCTGGTCGACATCCTCTACGGCATCGTCGATCCCCGCGTGAGGTTTGACTGATGGCAGCTCCCACTACGACTCCGGTGGCCCCCGCGGCTGCCCCGGCCCGCGGCTTCTGGACCTCCCCCGCCCTGCGCAAGTTGCGCCGCAACCCGCTGGCAGTGACGGGCTTTGTCATTGTGCTGCTCTTCGGCCTGATGGCGCTGCTCGCGCCGCTCATCGCCAAGCCGACCGGCAACTGCCTGCGTGACCTCGGCATGGAAACGCAGGGCCAGATCTACCAGCCCGGCTTCGCTCTCAAGGCGATCTTCGCGTCCCCCCCCGAGTGCTACAAGATGGAGCGCGTGAGCTTCGCGCAGGAGCCCGCCCCCGCGAGCTCGGTCACCGGCACCTTCGCGCCGTTCGGCACCGTGAACGGCTACAACATCTTTTACGGCCTGATCTGGGGCACGCGCACCGCGCTGAAGATGTCGTTCATCATCGTGGGGATCACGCTGTCGATCGGCATCCTGATCGGCGCGATCAGCGGCTTTTACGGCGGCTGGGTGGACGGTCTGATTCAGGGCATCATCAACGTGATCTACGCGCTGCCGCCGCTGGTCCTCACCGTCACCATCCTGACCATCCTGCGCGCCAAGAATCCGGGGGGCGACCCCACCGGGCCGATCATCTTCGCCATGTGTATCACCGGCTGGGCGACCTACGCCCGCGTGATTCGCGGGGACATCCTCAAGACCCGGCAACTGGAATACGTGGACGCCGCCCGTGCTCTAGGTGCGCGCGACATGAGGATGATTCTGCGCCACGTGGTGCCCAACTCACTCACCACCGTCTTTACCCTGGCGGTGCTGGCGCTCGCCACCGTGCCGCTGAGCGTGGCCGCGCTGTCCTTCCTGGGCCTGGGTTTCGAGTCCGGCTACAGCGAGTGGGGGCAGCTCATCGACTTTGCCCGCGCCTGGCTCAAGCCCGACTACTGGTACGTGCTGGCGTTCCCGGCCATCTTTATCGTGCTGTTCAGCCTCGCCTTCAACCTGTTCGGCGACGGCCTGCGCGACGCGCTCGACCCCAAGACGCGCTGAGGATTGGGAGCCCCAAACTTCAAGCGTCATGACCCCCGGCTGCGGCTGGGGGCTTTTTTGTTCCTCCCTTGCCACAAGCGTTCTGCTGACCCATTTGTCTGCTGGCGCGGGCGTATGCTGCCCTCATGAAGTGGCTTCGTGACCCCGGCCTCGCGCCGATTGTAGAAAAGGTGGAGGCCGGGCAGCGGCTGACGTTCGACGAAGGAATGCAGCTTTTTCACACCCGCGACCTGAACACGCTGATGCGCCTCGCCGACCTGCAAAAGCGGCAATTGCACGGCGACAAGGTGTTTTTTGTCCACTCCATGCGGCTGGAATTTACCAACATCTGCTACGTGGGCTGCACCTTCTGCGCCTTCGCCGCCCGCAAGGGTGAGGAGCGGGCCTGGGACTACGACCCCGACGAGGTGGTCGCGCAGGTGGGCCGCCGCTACCTGCCCGGCATCACCGAGCTGCACATGAGCAGTGGGCACCATCCCAATCACAAGTGGGAGTACTACCCGGCGATGGTGCAAAAGCTGCGCGAGGCGTACCCGGACCTGCAAGTCAAGGCGTTCACGGCGGCGGAAATCGAGCACCTCTCCAAAATCAGCAAAAAGCCCACGCGGGAAGTGCTGGCCGAACTGCAAGCGGCGGGCCTGAGCGCCATGCCGGGCGGCGGTGCCGAGATTTTTGCCGACCGGGTGCGGAAGCAGGTCGCCAAGAACAAAGTGAAGGCCGAAAAATGGCTGCAAATCCACCGCGAGGCCCACGAACTGGGGATGCGGACGAACGCGACGATGCTCTACGGGCACATCGAAACGCTGGAAGAGCGCCTCGACCACATGCACCGCCTCCGCGAGCTGCAAGACCAGACGGGCGGCTTTCACGCCTTCATCCCACTGGCCTTTCAGCCGCTCGGCAACACGCTGGCCCAAAACCTCGGCAAGACCGAGTACACGACGGGCCTCGACGACCTGCGCAACCTCGCGGTGGCCCGTATCTACCTCGACAATTTCCCACACATCAAGGGTTACTGGGTGATGATCGGCTCGGAGCTGACGCAGGTGTCGCTCGACTGGGGCGTGTCGGACATCGACGGCACCATTCAGGAAGAGCACATCGCCCACGCGGCGGGCGCAACCTCCCCGATGGCACTTTCGCAGGCGGGCATGGTGAAGATGATTCAGTCGGCGGGCCGGGTGCCGGTGCTGCGCGACGCCTACTACAACGAGCTGGAAGTGTTCGGACGCGCGGGTGAGGAAGCGGCAGACTGAAGGTTGATGGGTGATGGTTCCGGTGCGCTGACGGAGGCTGGAAGGGGGCTTCGGCGCGTGTTGATAGGCCTCTAGTTCGTGTAGGGAGGGCAGCTCGCCCTTTGTTCTGACGGGCGAGCAGACGCTGAGGTCTGGGGAGTTGAGCTAGAGGGTCAGCGCGCCCAGTACCCCGGCGTCTCCGTTCCCGGCAGCAGGCGCACCCGCTCCGCATTTCCAGCCCGCTCGGCCAGTGCCTGCGCCTCGGCAGCCGCCCGCTGTGGCCCCAGCCAGCCGCGCCAGTAAGCCTCCATCGTGCGGGTGACGAGGGCCAGGGGAACAGTCTCGCCACCGTCCAGCGGGCAGTACAGCAGGTCCAGGTCCTTCAGCGGGCCGCCGTTCTCACCGCCCACCGGCTGCCAGTAGGGCACGTCCACCGTCCGTAGGCCGAGCGCGTGGAGCTGCTGACGCCGGGTGAACGGGTCGCTGCCACTGCGGGCTTCAGCCTCGCGCTCGGCGGCGCTCTGGCGGCTGGGGTGCACGCTGTCGGCAAACATCCCCGGCAACCCCGCCGCCCGCACGTCCGCGAGACTGGCCGCGTGCAGCGCCCGCCCGGCGCCCTGGCCCTGCGCCGCACGCGAGACGCCCATAAACGAGTTGAAGCCCGCCGCCGGCAGCAGGCTGTAAATCGTGCCGCCCACCACCTCGCTGCCCTGCTCGGCCACCAGAATGCGGTCCTGGCGTTCGTCCTGGCCCCCAGCCAGCAAGCGGGAAAAGGCGGCAGGTGGAATCAGCATATCGGGGGCGTAGTAGACCTCTTCCTGAATGCGCCCGAAGGCGGCGAGCGCGGGGTCTTGCGGGTCGGTCACGCAGCGGACAGTCAGGGGCGTGGGGACAGACATAGCTGCAGGGTAGAGCGGTGGGCGAAGCAGACTGTGCGGCAACCTCCACTGGACTCCCCGCGTACTTGGGGTCATGGATTACACCTGGGCAGCAAGCACCGAGCGCGAGGTGCGCAGCGGAAATGACCGGATAGAGGTGCTGGAGTACAGCGCCGAGCCGCTGGAAAAGCCGCTGGCAGGCTTTCACCAGACGTTTCAGCGTCCACCGCGCTGGCGACAACTGGCGGTGCACAGCAGCGGTCAGGGGGTGGCGACGCTGGAAACAGGCGCCCTCCAGTACCTGCGCGGCGGGATGGAGGTGCAGGCCGTGAACGCAACGGGCGGCAGCGGTCTGGGCGGCCTGCTGCGAGGCGCAGTAACGGCGGCTTCCAGTGGAGAGGGCCTCTTCAAGACAGCGCTGCGGGGCGCGGGCACCGCCTACACCGAGCCCACGCGCCTGCATCTGCTGCTGGGCGAACTGCGCGGCGAGAGCCTGATTGTGGATGACGGCGCTTTCGTCGCCTGCGTGGGACAAATTCAGGTGGGGCGCCACGTCAACCGGGGGCTGGCGCAGATGCTGGGCAGCGGTGAGGGCCGCGTGCAACCCAAACTCAGCGGCCAGGGTGTCTTCGCGCTGCAAAGTCCGGTGCCGCCCGGCGAGTTTCAGGTGCTTGAGCTGCGGGACGAAACCCTGAAGGTGGACGGCAATCTGGTGGTGGCCTACACCGACGGCCTGCAATTCAGCGTGGAGCGCAGTTCGCGGGGTCTGCTGGGCAGTGCCAAGACCGGCGAAGGCTTCGTGCAGGCGTTCCGGGGCACGGGCCGCGTCTGGCTGGCCCCCACCTTGCCGCTGCACGCTTAGGGCTGAGGCCGGGCGTACACTCGGGGGATGGCCCCCGCTTTCCCCCACCCCTGGCTGTGCGTGCTCGGTGGGCTGTGATTGCCTGCTCCCCTTTTGCTGGGGCTCCTGCTCTGGCAGGCGGCCCGGCACCCCGGCACGGGCTGGACCTGCTATTTTCCGGCAAACCCACTTGTGGTGGCTCTACTTTTCGCTGCGCTGCTGGCGCTCTGGCTGGGACCGGGGCTGATGTTGCTGCGCTGGGGGTATAAGAAGTGAAACTGGCCGCAGGCTTTTTCGGCGCTGGAATGGCCTTCCTCATCTCGGGGCTGCTGGCCGGAGCCTTTCCCGCGCTGTGGAGTTCTTACCGTTTGCTCCAGCTTCTCTACTCACTGGGCATTTTCCGCGATGATGTCGCCTTCGCGGGCAACTTTCCTGACCCGCTCGCGTCTGCGGTAGGCCGCGTCTTCCTGCTGCTTTCCCTGGTTTCCTTTGCCCTCGCCGCCCTTTCTTACCTCCTGAAACGGACCCCATGACCAACCATCACCCATCATCTACTGGCCCTCAACACCCCTACCGCGCGGGGTGGATTCATTTCACCAACGTCGCGCCCATTCTGGATTCGCTGGAGCTGCCGCCGGGCGTTACAGCCATCACTGGCGTGCCCACCCAGATGAACGCGGCGCTGCTTTCGGGCGAGGTGGACATCGCCAACGTCAGCGCGGTGGAGTTCATCCGGCACGCCGACACGCTCGCGGCCCTGCCCGACTTCAGCGTGGCGGTGCTGGGGCCGGTGTACTCGGTCAATCTTTTTCACACCTGCCCGCTGCCGGAGCTGCGCCGGGTGGCCTTGACCTCGCAAAGTGCCATGAGCGTGGCGCTGCTGGAAGTGCTGCTGCGGCAAAAGGGCCTCTCGCCTGTGCTAGAGCGTGCCGAGGGCACCGCCGAGTCGCTGTTGGCCGCCGGGTATGACGGCGTGCTCCGCATCGGCGACGACGCCTTGCGCGAATGGTACGGGGTGGTCGGTCCCCTGACGCCGGAGCGCACCATGACCAGCCTGCCGCACACGGGGCGTGGCATTACCGTCACCGACCTCGCGCAGGAGTGGTTCGACCTCACCGGCCACCCCTTCACCTTCGCCGTGTGGGCCTATCGCAAGGACAATCCGCCGCCCGCCGCCCTTCTTCAGGCCATGCGCGAGGCGCGGCGCCGGGGCATCGGGCACCTCGCGGAAGTGTCGCAGCGGCACGCTGAAAAATTGGGCCTGCCCGAACGGGTGGTGCAGCACTACCTCTGGAACTTCCGCTACCACCTCGAAGCGCCCGACCGCCTCGGCCTGCGCGAATTCGCCGACCTCGCGGTGCCGGGGCACGCGGAACTGACCTTCGGAGCGCGTGAGGAAGCATAAAAACCGGACACGCAGTCCGGTCAGTGTTGGGATTAGAGCTTGAGGGGCAGGCTCAGCCCTGCTTGGAAGCGGGCACCGAGCGGGCCTCTTCCACGTCCTTCTTTTCCTTGAGCTTGTCGTGTTCGGTGTTGCGGGCGGCGTTGGCCTCGCGGTCGTTCACGCCTTTGAAGGAAGGCTTGCCGTCGTGCTCGATTTCGTGCACTTCTTTCTTGTTGCGGTCGTAGTCTTGGGGCTCGCTGGTGTGGCCCTTGTTCTTGTCGTCTTTGTCAGGCATGGCGGCAGCGTGTCACAGCGCCCCGCGCCAAAAACGAGAGAAGTGTCAAAGCCGGTTCACAGATGAAGGTTTTGCCAGGGCGGGCGGGGGCCAGCGCCTATACTTGCCGTTATGCCCGATGCTCCTCGCCCCCCCCGCCCGGAAGGGCTGCACGAACAGACCATCGCCCGCCTGAATAACCTGGACGCGCAGGTTGACGCCGGCTTCGAGGCCTATCCCTACAGTTACCCCCAGACCCACCACGCCCGCGACGTGTTCGCCGCTCACCCTGCCAGAGAAGAGGGCACAGGGGAAGGGGGAACGCTGGAACCCGGCCAGAAGTGGGAAGAAGAAAGCTACTCGCTCGCGGGCCGCGTGACCCTGATGCGCCACATGGGCAAGGCCGCCTTTGCCGACCTGAGCGACGAGGACGGCAAAATCCAGCTGTTTTTCTCCAAGCAGGACACCGCCGGCTTCGACGCCACCAAGAAAATCGACCTCGGTGACATTATCGGCGTGAAGGGTCACCCCTTCGTGACCAAGACCGGGCAACTGACCCTGCATGTGACCGAGTGGCAGCCGCTCGTCAAGAGCCTGCACCCGCTGCCGAGCAAGTTTCACGGCCTGCAAGACGAGGAACTGCGCGCCCGGCGCCGCTACGTAGACCTGATGGTGACCGAGGGCGCCCGCGAGAAGTTCCAGGCCCGCAGCCGCATGATTCGGTACATCCGCAACGAACTGGACGAACGCGGCTTCATGGAAGTGGAGGGGCCCACCCTTCAGGTCACGGCGGGCGGCGCCGAGGCCCGGCCCTTCATGACGCACCACAACGCGCTCTCGTACGATTTCAAGTTGCGCATCAGCCTGGAACTGTACCTCAAGCGGCTGCTCGTCGGCGGCTTCGAGCGGGTGTACGAGATCGGGCGGGTCTACCGCAACGAGGGCATCGACCGCACCCACAACCCCGAATTCACCATGCTGGAACTGTACTGGGCCTACGCGGACTACAGCGACATCGCCAAGTTGGTCGAAGACCTGCTGAGCGGGCTGGCAAAGGAAGTGCACGGCTCTTATCAGTTCGAGTACCAGGGCAAGACGCTGGACTTTACCCCGCCGTTTGCCCGTGTGGATTACCTCGGCGGCCTGCGCGAGCACGTGCCGGGCCTCGACTTCGACCCGCTGGACCTAGACCGGCTGCGCGCTTTCTGTGACGAGCGCTTTCCGCAGTGGAAGGGCGTGCCGAGCTACAAGCTGCTGGACAAACTGTTCGGTGAGTTCGTGGAGCCGCTGCTGAGCAATCCGACGTTCGTGATGGACCACCCCGCCGTGATTTCGCCGCTCGCCAAGAAGCACCGTTCCCGCCCCGAGGCCGTCACCGAGCGTTTCGAGGTGTTCTGCTCGGGCTTCGAACTGGCGAATGCGTTCTCCGAACTCAACGACGCCTTCGACCAGCGCGAACGCTTTGAGGCGCAGACTGCCCGCCAGGCCGCCGGAGACGACGAGGCGCACCCGCAGGACGAGGACTTCCTGCTCGCGCTGGAATACGGGATGCCGCCCGCCGGGGGCCTGGGCATCGGCATAGACCGGCTGGCGATGCTGCTCACCGACTCGGATTCCATCCGCGACGTGCTGCTGTTCCCGCTGCTGCGGCCCGAAGGCGGCGAGGCGGAAGAAGCTGACGACACCGCGCAGGAAAACACCGCCGGCTGAAGCCCTGGGCAAGGTGCGGGGGCGTGGGGTTGATGCCTGCGCCCCCGCTTTGTTTTGGGCCGGAGCGGTGGCCCCTAAATCTACAGAACTGACGAAAGGGAGGGGAAGCGTCACCGCCTACACTGCGCGGTATGTGGATGAATCTCCTGCTGGCGTTTTTGCCGGTCAGCCTGCTGCTGGAATACGTCTTTCACGCGCCGCCGCTGTGGGTGTTTTTCACGGCGACCATCGCCATCATTCCGCTCGCCGACTGGCTGCGGCAGGCCACCGAACAGATTGCCGAGCGGGTCGGGCAGACTATCGGCGGGCTGCTCAACGTGACCTTCGGCAACCTCGCCGAACTCATCATCGCCATTTTCGTGCTGCTGTCGGGCAACGCGGTGGTCGTCAAGGCGCAGATTACCGGCTCTATCATCGGCAACGCGCTGCTGGGGCTGGGGCTCGCCATCCTCATCGGCAGCGTCGGGCGGCAGCGGCAGAAATTCAGCTGGCAAAACGCCGGGCAGCTCAACTCCATGCTGGTGCTCGTGACCATCGCCCTGCTCATCCCGGCGCTGTTCGACTACACCGAGCGGCTGCCGGGCTTCGCGGCGGGAAGCGACCTCGCGCGCAGCGACCTCGACGAGCGCCTGAGCCTCGCGGTGGCGGTGGTTTTGATCGCGGCCTACGCCCTGAACCTCGTCTACACGCTGGTCACCCACAAGGACATCTTCGCCCTCGATGACGGCACCGAGGAAGGCTCAGCGGAGGGCCCAGCAGAGAGCACAGCGGAAGGCGCAGGGCACTCGCACGTCGCCCCGTGGCCCGTCTGGAAGGCCGTCGGGGTGCTCGTCGGGGCCACCGTGCTCATCGCCTGGATGTCCGAGATTCTCTCCGGCGCCCTCGAAGCGACCTCGCAGACGCTGGGCCTGAGCCCGTTTTTCCTGGGGATTATCGTGCTGGCGGTCGTCGGCAACTTTGCCGAGTACATTTCGGGCAGCTACTTCGCCCGGCAGGGCAAAATCGGCCTCGCCATCAACATCGCGGTGGGGGCGACCATTCAGGTGGCGCTGTTCACGGCCCCGGTGCTGGTTCTGATTTCCTACCTGATCGGCAAGCCGATGAACCTGGTGTTCGGCAGTCCGCTGGAACTCGTCGCCATCGTGGCTGTCGCCATCACAGTGTCCACCGTCACCCGCGACGGCGAGGCCACCTGGTTCGAGGGCGTGCTGCTGCTCACGGTGTATGTGCTGCTCGCCCTCGCCTTCTTCTTCGTCACGCCGCGTGGCGAGGAGGGGGCGCCCGCCGCTCTGTACGCCCCGGCGCCCGCGCTGGTGCAGGCGGCGCCGGAGCGATTGGCGCTGGCAAGTTAAAGCAAACGCAAGGGGCCGCCGCGCCCCTTTCGCCTTGACTCAAACTCTACATAACTAGAGAATGGAGTATGGCTCGCGTTCCCCACACCAGTCCGCACACCCGCGCCGTGCTGGCGGCGCTGCTCGCGGCGTATCCGGCGCACCGTTACGGGTACGATCTCAGCAAGCAGACGGAGCTCAAAAGCGGCACCCTCTACCCGATTTTGCAGCGCCTGCACGAGCAGGGGTATCTGGTCGCCGAGTGGGAGGCGTCACCGCACGCGGGCAAGCCGCCCCGGCATATC from Deinococcus radiodurans R1 = ATCC 13939 = DSM 20539 includes these protein-coding regions:
- the cax gene encoding calcium/proton exchanger — its product is MWMNLLLAFLPVSLLLEYVFHAPPLWVFFTATIAIIPLADWLRQATEQIAERVGQTIGGLLNVTFGNLAELIIAIFVLLSGNAVVVKAQITGSIIGNALLGLGLAILIGSVGRQRQKFSWQNAGQLNSMLVLVTIALLIPALFDYTERLPGFAAGSDLARSDLDERLSLAVAVVLIAAYALNLVYTLVTHKDIFALDDGTEEGSAEGPAESTAEGAGHSHVAPWPVWKAVGVLVGATVLIAWMSEILSGALEATSQTLGLSPFFLGIIVLAVVGNFAEYISGSYFARQGKIGLAINIAVGATIQVALFTAPVLVLISYLIGKPMNLVFGSPLELVAIVAVAITVSTVTRDGEATWFEGVLLLTVYVLLALAFFFVTPRGEEGAPAALYAPAPALVQAAPERLALAS
- a CDS encoding PadR family transcriptional regulator, with the protein product MARVPHTSPHTRAVLAALLAAYPAHRYGYDLSKQTELKSGTLYPILQRLHEQGYLVAEWEASPHAGKPPRHIYRLTEDGLRLAREQRGENQRLRLKGALA